A genomic stretch from Penicillium digitatum chromosome 4, complete sequence includes:
- a CDS encoding Vacuolar protein sorting-associated protein Vps5, putative yields the protein MDLDSGDSPWGDEPSQFKPSDGSTKLSTQEAAAAQTPASDSSPAVRIPGRRGPRGTRKISAQATKLESVDDSVDPLGPLGEAPAEATPTPTDEAPAPPQKEPFAGRGARPLSSPSQASDGADAVDSNNLEEETAVFRGPPPVQPPAQADGLKRQTQPSISVEDAAKPTFQIYVGDPHKVGDLTSSHIVYQVSTKTTSKAYRQPEFTVSRRYRDFLWLYNSLHSSNPGVVVAPPPEKQAVGRFDTSFVESRRAALERMLNKIAGHPILQHDGDLKIFLESEAFTLDVKNKENREPDIGPSKGMLSSFGISVGGGTKFVEHDDWFHDRKIYLDALENQLKALLKSMDTVILQRKGLAEAAGDFSSSLHALSAVELSPALSYPLEGLSELQLRIRELYDRQAQQDVLTLGITIDEYIRLIGSVKMAFTQRQKAFHTWHAAESDLQKRKNNQEKLLRQGKTQQDRLNQVNADVADAERKVHQTRLLFEDMGRLMRSELQRFEKEKVEDFKSGVETFLESAVEAQKELIELWETFLLRIDAGEEGLPYYVPAEASDEPAPAEPAEAGSETGLLAAEHDA from the exons ATGGATCTAGACTCTGGTGATTCCCCGTGGGGCG ATGAGCCTTCACAGTTCAAGCCCAGCGATGGTTCCACCAAACTCAGCACTCAGGAAGCTG CAGCTGCACAAACCCCCGCGTCAGACAGCTCGCCCGCTGTCCGCATACCAGGGAGAAGAGGCCCACGAGGGACACGCAAGATCAGCGCACAAGCCACTAAACTTGAATCCGTTGATGATTCCGTCGACCCCCTGGGTCCATTGGGCGAAGCGCCTGCCGAGGCCACCCCAACACCCACAGATGAAGCACCAGCACCGCCCCAAAAGGAGCCGTTCGCCGGGCGTGGCGCGCGACCGCTCTCCTCTCCCTCCCAGGCATCTGACGGAGCGGATGCAGTCGACTCGAACAATTTGGAAGAGGAGACCGCGGTCTTCCGAGGACCCCCTCCCGTGCAACCGCCGGCGCAAGCGGATGGACTGAAAAGGCAGACGCAGCCCAGCATAAGCGTGGAGGATGCTGCAAAGCCGACCTTCCAGATCTATGTCGGAGATCCGCACAAAGTGGGAGACCTGACAAGCAGTCACATTGTTTATCAAGTTTCGACGAAG ACAACATCCAAGGCCTATCGCCAACCCGAGTTCACTGTCAGCCGTCGATACCGTGATTTCCTCTGGCTTTACAACTCCCTGCACAGCAGTAACCCGGGAGTGGTTGTTGCGCCTCCGCCCGAGAAGCAAGCAGTTGGCCGGTTTGATACCAGCTTTGTAGAGTCGAGGAGAGCTGCTTTGGAACGAATGCTTAACAAGATTGCCGGCCATCCCATTCTTCAACATGATGGCGATCTGAAGATTTTCCTAGAAAGTGAGGCTTTCACCCTTGATGTTAAGAATAAGGAAAACCGAGAGCCTGACATTGGCCCAAGCAAGGGAATGCTGAGCTCCTTCGGTATTTCCGTTGGTGGAGGAACTAAATTTGTGGAACACGACGAT TGGTTCCATGACCGAAAAATCTACTTGGATGCATTGGAGAACCAGTTGAAGGCTCTATTGAAGTCAATGGACACTGTTATTCTACAACGAAAGGGTCTAGCCGAGGCTGCAGGCGACTTTTCGAGCTCATTGCATGCCTTATCTGCTGTCGAGCTATCCCCCGCCCTTTCCTATCCATTGGAAGGCTTGTCAGAACTTCAATTACGTATCCGGGAACTCTATGACCGACAAGCGCAACAGGATGTTCTGACGCTTGGAATCACAATCGATGAATATATCCGATTAATTGGAAGTGTCAAAATGGCCTTCACGCAGCGGCAAAAGGCCTTCCACACCTGGCACGCAGCAGAGTCCGATCTACAGAAGCGCAAGAACAACCAAGAAAAGCTACTCCGCCAGGGAAAAACTCAGCAAGACCGCTTGAATCAAGTCAACGCCGACGTCGCGGATGCAGAACGTAAGGTACACCAAACGCGGCTGCTCTTCGAGGATATGGGCCGGCTTATGCGGAGTGAGCTACAACGGtttgagaaggagaaggtGGAGGACTTCAAGTCTGGCGTGGAAACATTCCTTGAAAGTGCAGTCGAGGCCCAGAAAGAG TTGATCGAACTCTGGGAGACATTCCTCCTGCGTATAGACGCTGGCGAAGAAGGGCTTCCGTACTATGTACCTGCTGAAGCAAGCGATGAACCCGCTCCGGCGGAGCCCGCAGAGGCAGGCTCGGAAACGGGGCTACTGGCCGCCGAGCATGACGCTTGA
- a CDS encoding Methylmalonate-semialdehyde dehydrogenase, putative, whose amino-acid sequence MATCRSVARSIPAFRAVPRTVSVTARAGSSTRSLTTTSLASLGSRRAAVPSLSPSATRRLHTTAERLVPATTSAVSTATEYPTTHEKIANPIDTANFIDNEFVSSESSKWIDLYDPATNNLVTRVPQSTDAELKAAVESAEKAFPAWKATSIMARQQIIFKFTSLIRIHWDRLAASITLEQGKTFADAKGDVLRGLQVAETACGITTQMTGEVLEVAKDMETRSYREPLGVVAAICPFNFPAMIPLWCIPVATMTGNCLVMKPSERDPGAAMILAELAKEAGFPPGVINIIHGAAPTVDFILDEPAIKAISFVGSNRAGEYIYTRGSANGKRVQANLGAKNHAAVLPDANKNHALNAITGAAFGAAGQRCMALSTCVMVGETKDWLPEIAERAKALIVNGGFEEGADLGPVISPESKKRIEGLITSAEEEGATILLDGRGLKPEKYPNGNFVGPTIVTNVTTDMKCYKEEIFGPVLVCLNVETLDDAIDVINANEYGNGAAIFTRSGSTASKFQKECEAGQLGINVPIPVPLPMFSFTGNKKSIAGGGANTFYGKPGLQFYTQQKTVTSHWKSEDAVSTKANVVMPTHS is encoded by the exons ATGGCTACTTGTCGGTCGGTTGCCCGTTCCATCCCCGCTTTCCGTGCAGTTCCCCGCACGGTGTCGGTTACTGCTAGAGCTGGCTCTTCTACAAGATCTCTCACTACTACTTCCCTCGCCAGTCTGGGCTCTCGTAGAGCAGCTGTGCCATCATTATCGCCCTCTGCCACTCGCCGCTTGCACACAACAGCCGAGCGGCTTGTCCCCGCAACAACATCGGCCGTCTCCACCGCTACAGAATACCCAACAACTCACGAAAAGATCGCCAACCCAATTGACACTGCTAACTTCATTGACAATGAGTTTGTGTCATCCGAATCATCCAAATGGATTGATCTCTATGATCCTGCCACTAACAACCTGGTCACCCGTGTGCCCCAGAGCACAGATGCGGAGCTGAAGGCCGCTGTGGAGTCGGCCGAGAAGGCTTTCCCCGCTTGGAAAGCCACCAGCATCATGGCCAGGCAACAAATTATCTTCAAGTTTACTAGCCTAATCCGTATCCACTGGGACCGACTGGCCGCGTCCATTACCCTTGAGCAGGGTAAGACTTTCGCCGATGCCAAGGGTGACGTTCTTCGCGGTCTTCAGGTTGCCGAGACCGCCTGTGGTATCACCACCCAGATGACTGGCGAGGTCTTGGAAGTAGCCAAGGACATGGAGACAAGAAGCTACCGTGAGCCGCTCGGCGTCGTGGCCGCTATCTGCCCATTCA ACTTCCCTGCCATGATTCCCCTTTGGTGTATTCCGGTCGCTACCATGACTGGTAACTGCTTGGTCATGAAACCATCCGAGCGGGATCCCGGTGCTGCTATGATCCTAGCGGAGCTTGCCAAGGAGGCCGGTTTCCCGCCGGGTGTGATTAACATTATCCACGGCGCCGCTCCCACTGTGGACTTCATCCTTGATGAGCCTGCTATCAAGGCTATCAGCTTTGTTGGCAGCAACCGTGCTGGCGAATACATTTACACCCGTGGCTCTGCCAATGGTAAGCGCGTGCAAGCCAACTTGGGTGCTAAGAACCATGCTGCCGTCCTGCCCGACGCCAACAAAAATCACGCTCTTAACGCCATTACCGGTGCTGCATTTGGTGCTGCTGGTCAGCGCTGTATGGCATTGAGCACCTGTGTAATGGTTGGCGAGACTAAGGATTGGCTGCCCGAGATCGCCGAGCGGGCCAAGGCCTTGATTGTGAATGGCGGCTTTGAAGAGGGTGCTGACCTCGGCCCTGTGATCAGCCCAGAGAGCAAGAAGCGTATTGAGGGCTTGATTACCAGcgccgaggaagagggtgCAACCATTCTTCTGGATGGTCGTGGCCTCAAGCCTGAGAAATACCCCAATGGTAATTTT GTTGGCCCAACGATCGTCACCAATGTCACCACCGATATGAAGTGCTACAAGGAGGAGATCTTCGGTCCCGTTCTCGTGTGCCTCAACGTTGAGACCCTTGATGACGCCATCGACGTGATCAACGCTAACGAATACGGCAACGGTGCTGCCATCTTCACCCGCTCTGGCTCGACCGCCTCCAAGTTCCAGAAGGAATGCGAGGCTGGTCAGCTTGGTATCAACGTGCCCATTCCTGTTCCTCTTCCCATGTTCTCTTTCACTGGTAACAAGAAGAGTATCGCCGGTGGAGGTGCCAACACTTTCTACGGCAAGCCCGGCTTGCAGTTCTATACCCAGCAGAAGACTGTGACCAGTCATTGGAAGAGCGAGGATGCAGTCAGCACCAAAGCTAACGTTGTGATGCCCACTCACTCGTAA
- a CDS encoding lccl domain-containing protein, with the protein MAAPADVTIQNLSGKWEMDSASNPTDPILSLQGVGWLTRKTLSYATVTSNVHQYADSENPTLIHVDAQQVITGGIQGTKEERKLDWEEREHVDHIFGTVKGRSRHIAAAKSEDGAVRPVIEIQTKVGSPEADAKVQKFLTGEILIDGSKSEGFLAEEGEGAFLHSFVKNESAGWTAEQVWGFEIVDGERRHTRRVVVTKGGKVASARLVYTFKGRRGDE; encoded by the exons ATGGCCGCCCCTGCTGATGTTACTATTCAGAACCTGAGTGGGAAATGGGAGATG GACTCTGCCTCCAACCCAACAGACCCTATTCTCTCTCTG CAAGGGGTTGGCTGGCTCACGCGCAAGACACTCTCGTATGCAACGGTGACAAGCAACGTCCACCAGTACGCCGACAGCGAGAACCCCACTCTCATCCATGTCGACGCGCAGCAGGTAATCACAGGTGGCATCCAAGGCACCAAGGAAGAGCGCAAGCTGGACTGGGAAGAGCGCGAGCATGTCGATCACATCTTTGGCACGGTGAAGGGTCGATCGCGCCACATCGCCGCTGCGAAGAGTGAGGACGGCGCTGTGCGCCCTGTCATCGAGATCCAGACCAAGGTCGGCTCGCCTGAGGCTGATGCCAAGGTGCAGAAGTTCCTGACTGGAGAGATTCTAATTGATGGATCGAAGAGTGAGGGTTTCCTTGCTGAGGAGGGCGAGGGTGCATTCTTGCATAGCTTTGTGAAGAATGAGTCGGCTGGGTGGACTGCTGAGCAGGTTTGGGGATTTGAGATTGTTGATGGCGAGAGACGTCATACTCGTCGTGTTGTTGTTACTAAGGGTGGGAAGGTTGCGTCTGCTAGACTTGTTTACACTTTCAAGGGGCGTAGAGGTGACGAGTAA
- a CDS encoding Calreticulin/calnexin codes for MRFNTALTSALVSSASLMGYAHAEEEIADTTVIDKPVFTPTNLKAPFLEQFTDGWDSRWKPSHAKKNAKSEDEWAYVGEWAVEEPSVFKGIEGDKGLVVKNAAAHHAISAKFPKKIDNKGKTLVVQYEVKPQNSLVCGGAYLKLLQENKKLHQEEFSNGTPYVIMFGPDKCGATNKVHFIFRHKNPKTGEYEEKHLKTPPVARTNKVTSLYTLIVNPDQTFEILINGDSAKKGSLLEDFNPPVNPEKEIDDPKDFKPSDWVDDVQIPDPEATKPADWDEEAPFEIIDEEATQPADWLEDEAESIPDPEAEKPEDWDDEEDGDWLPPTVPNPKCAEVSGCGTWTRPLIKNPEYKGKWEAPRIDNPAYKGVWAPRKIKNPAFFEDKTPSNFEPMGAIGFEIWTMQNDILFDNVYIGHSVEDAEKLRQETFDVKFPIEEAEEEASKPKPEVKEEGTTVTFQEDPVTFVRQKVNHFVELAKEDPIDAAKTLPEVAGGLGALLLTMILIVVGAISASSPAAPAEKKGKQPAGAPKEKKEEAVTSSAETSKGGATKRTTRSSAE; via the exons ATGCGCTTTAACACTGCCTTGACCTCGGCTCTGGTCTCCTCCGCTAGCCTCATGGGCTACGCCCATGCGGAGGAGGAGATTGCGGATACTACTGTCATTGACAAGCCCGTCTTCACT CCTACCAACCTCAAAGCTCCCTTCCTGGAACAATTCACAGACGGCTGGGATTCTCGGTGGAAGCCTTCCCACGCAAAGAAGAATGCCAAGTCCGAGGATGAGTGGGCTTACGTCGGTGAATGGGCAGTCGAGGAGCCCTCCGTCTTCAAGGGTATTGAGGGCGACAAGGGTCTGGTCGTGAAGAACGCTGCTGCTCACCACGCCATCTCTGCCAAGTTCCCCAAGAAGATTGACAACAAGGGCAAGACCTTGGTGGTTCAGTACGAAGTCAAGCCGCAAA ACTCCCTGGTTTGCGGCGGTGCATACCTCAAGCTTCTCCAAGAGAACAAGAAGCTCCACCAGGAGGAGTTCTCCAACGGCACTCCCTATGTCATCATGTTCGGTCCTGACAAGTGCGGTGCCACCAACAAGGTTCACTTCATTTTCCGCCACaagaaccccaagaccggCGAATACGAGGAGAAGCACCTCAAGACTCCTCCTGTGGCCCGCACCAACAAGGTCACCTCCCTCTACACCCTGATCGTCAACCCCGATCAAACCTTCGAGATCCTGATCAACGGCGACTCTGCCAAGAAGGGTAGCCTCCTCGAGGACTTCAACCCTCCTGTCAACCCCGAGAAGGAGATTGATGATCCTAAGGACTTTAAGCCCTCCGACTGGGTTGATGACGTTCAGATCCCCGACCCCGAAGCCACTAAGCCCGCCGACTGGGATGAAGAGGCTCCCTTCGAGATCATCGATGAGGAGGCCACTCAACCTGCCGACTGGCTGGAAGATGAGGCCGAGAGCATTCCCGACCCTGAGGCAGAGAAGCCCGAGGATtgggatgatgaggaggatgGAGACTGGCTCCCTCCCACTGTCCCCAACCCCAAGTGTGCTGAGGTCTCTGGCTGTGGCACTTGGACCCGCCCTTTGATCAAGAACCCCGAATACAAGGGCAAGTGGGAGGCTCCTCGCATCGATAACCCTGCCTACAAGGGTGTCTGGGCCCCTCGTAAGATCAAGAACCCTGCCTTTTTCGAGGACAAGACCCCATCCAACTTTGAGCCCATGGGCGCTAttggcttcgagatctgGACTATGCAAAATGACATTCTGTTCGACAACGTCTACATTGGACACTCCGTTGAGGATGCTGAGAAGCTCCGccaggagaccttcgatgtGAAGTTCCCCATTgaggaggccgaggaggaggctAGCAAGCCTAAGCCAGAGGTCAAGGAAGAGGGTACCACCGTCACCTTCCAGGAGGATCCTGTTACCTTCGTCCGCCAGAAGGTCAATCACTTCGTTGAGCTGGCCAAGGAGGACCCCATCGACGCCGCCAAGACCCTCCCTGAGGTTGCCGGTGGCCTGGGCGCGCTCCTCCTAACCATGATCCTCATCGTTGTGGGTGCCATTAGTGCCAGCAGCCCTGCCGCCCCGGCCGAGAAGAAGGGCAAGCAGCCCGCTGGTGCtcccaaggagaagaaggaagaggcTGTCACCTCTTCCGCTGAGACTAGCAAGGGCGGTGCCACCAAGCGCACCACTCGATCCTCCGCCGAGTAA
- a CDS encoding Methylthioribulose-1-phosphate dehydratase produces MCPADQTVATNYDHLVQSEDPEHPANLIPELCRKFYNWGWVTGTGGGTSIRQGDHIFIAPSGVQKELMQPDNIFVLQWPTPKYPASDRNYIRKPLKLNPSACTPLFLTAFEHGAGCCIHTHSQWAVLVTLLVEREKGPDACFEISNIEQIKGIPRGKGKGMLGFFDTLKIPIIENTAFEEDLTSGLEAAMNKYPDTYAVLVRRHGIYVWGDNTAKAKTQCESLDYIFQLAVEMHKLGLPWVK; encoded by the exons ATGTGCCCCGCAGACCAAACTGTCGCAACGAACTATGACCACTTGGTCCAGTCCGAGGACCCTGAACACCCAGCCAACCTGATCCCCGAGCTCTGTCGCAAATTTTACAACTGGGGATGGGTTACTGGTACCGGAGGTGGT ACCTCGATCCGCCAAGGTGACCACATCTTTATCGCGCCGTCTGGAGTTCAGAAAGAATTGATGCAGCCTGACAACATCTTCGTCCTCCAATGGCCCACTCCCAAGTACCCTGCCTCGGACCGCAACTACATCCGCAAACCCCTCAAGCTCAATCCCTCCGCCTGTACCCCGCTATTCCTGACTGCCTTTGAGCATGGTGCTGGCTGCTGCATACACACTCACTCACAATGGGCGGTTCTAGTAACCCTGTTGGTAGAGCGGGAGAAGGGCCCTGATGCTTGCTTCGAGATCAGCAACATCGAGCAGATCAAGGGTATTCCCCGCGGCAAAGGAAAAGGCATGCTCGGATTCTTCGATACTTTGAAGATTCCTATTATTGAAAACACCGCCTTTGAAGAGGACCTCACCAGCGGTTTGGAGGCAGCCATGAACAAGTACCCGGACACATACGCGGTACTTGTCCGAAGGCACGGAAT TTACGTCTGGGGTGATAACACTGCAAAGGCCAAGACCCAGTGTGAGAGTCTGGATTACATCTTCCAGCTGGCGGTGGAAATGCACAAGCTGGGCCTCCCGTGGGTCAAATAG